The genomic stretch TAAAACCTCACACATAAAAGGTGCTTTGCAGATCTGGCATACAGAAATGTATATAAAGCCTAGCGAAATGGGAATATTAATGAATTCCGAAGAGTTGACTAATTATTTTGGTCTTAAAGGAATTGATTTTAGCAAGCAAATTATATTGTATGATGATGGGAGCAACAAATATGCTTGTCGGGTTTTTTGGGCACTTCAATATCTGGGCCTCACGCAGATAAAAATCTTATCTGGTCATTTTGATGAGTGGTATGCAAAAGGATATCCTGTTACAAAAAACCCAACGCCTTTTAAGAAGGTGAAAAATAATTTGCAATTAAATGAAAGTGTTTTCTCCAGCATCAAGGATGTAGAAGCCAGTACGAGCAATCCTGATATACTCCTTATA from Bacteroidota bacterium encodes the following:
- a CDS encoding sulfurtransferase, which codes for MKRLVNTFVLLAFLSLGFSSLHANSLITADDLKAILNDENVQIVSCQKEADFKTSHIKGALQIWHTEMYIKPSEMGILMNSEELTNYFGLKGIDFSKQIILYDDGSNKYACRVFWALQYLGLTQIKILSGHFDEWYAKGYPVTKNPTPFKKVKNNLQLNESVFSSIKDVEASTSNPDILLIDVRSKEEFNNLGHIPGATLFYWESVLNLNKSFKSRELITEIAKADGLEPDKEIILYCATAVKASVI